A section of the Pedobacter sp. HDW13 genome encodes:
- a CDS encoding HAMP domain-containing sensor histidine kinase: protein MRISFGVKIRFLLLVLGCCLIATSISLSFFTTKSELLDHDANEIQQNLLAKERAVENFLANKQEVAKAKQFHLNPQDATNFIELYRRQNGINLFTYQNNRLKFWSTYKVSEIDPADIKEGSSVLFFSNGWYEVIKSVQGNFSFIFLISIQSQYPFKETQYFKNDIDPLLSSTKILTFASFTDKDVYTIKSLDNKFLFGLKVKPGYADTYYSGTQLWLFVAGMLCICMFFNSLCSFIARRGHIAWGTFLLLFFFMAFRLTDLYFGWFNHRFTLDLFDPKIYADSFLMPSLGDFLLNVIAITWLLLFMYNHKEQYQFPGWIKRNKVVGLFIQAVLLVLIGKIVWDTDDIFFGLIFNSRINFDIVNILKLSGTSWVGIVILCLAWFQIYLITVISATISSQLNVTNKERIIIFVIGFAGVFVYKLFVDFNAFFIVFALILFIVARAVYLKESNFSIGMFAIVFFCLAFNTSIKYTRFKDIKERNLREPLARKIQSSEDLNAILALGSLGNEIAKDDFLARYFNQNKMANYAVLKNHLKDYLDGYLSRYDSQIYPYDRLGTAMGNADSPPIDKYKNLVEAGSVKIDGSNFFYQVNNTFGYQDYFGIISVVDNGNLLGTLIIELRSKPYNYNNRLPDLLGDQKEAKDEDFRGYSIAFYSNNKLLNQSGNFTFPLDGSIFKGKKDDFVILSDDSLHYSHLIYKPSASKMVVISKAKVDYVERLAALSFFFLVFIIFSLLLYGLIWLIKNLDDDKVGWFSINRSLMINANKILYKTRIQVVIVLSVVATLVIVGWVTYYYMNKEYRGQQDAILKDKIRKVQQNFEKQVFNNGMISNDESAVADFNNFADINNADLNLYDLNGNLTMTTYPKLYNYKIIGRKMGPLAYISLNGLHRSEFINLDEKIGNLTYAAAYAPIRNAQNKTIAYLSLPNYSNEEEYTDKIALFVSNLINIYALVFVAIGVLAIFLANQITSPLTFIQESISRTKIGQRNEPIVWRRHDEIGSLIKEYNNMIAALEDSALRLARSERESAWREMAKQVAHEIKNPLTPLKLGVQLLEKSWKEKDPNFELKFNKFSKSFIEQIDSLSKIASEFSNFAKMPDTNLERLLLLPIIEQAREVFKSTDNVTIDVLNKSEKDIEIMADHDQLLRTFNNLLKNAIEAIDEETLCCITIIVYMDTKNAYIEIKDNGKGIPPSLHDKIFVPNFTTKSSGTGLGLAFVKQAVENAGGSVKFTSISGLGTTFYLNFPLA from the coding sequence CAACAAGCAGGAGGTAGCCAAGGCAAAGCAATTTCATTTAAACCCTCAGGATGCCACTAATTTTATCGAATTATATCGAAGGCAGAATGGCATTAACTTATTTACGTATCAAAATAACCGGCTTAAATTCTGGAGTACCTATAAAGTTTCTGAAATAGATCCAGCCGACATAAAAGAAGGAAGCTCAGTGCTTTTTTTTTCAAACGGATGGTATGAAGTAATTAAAAGTGTACAGGGTAATTTTAGTTTTATCTTTCTCATCTCCATTCAGTCTCAATATCCTTTTAAAGAAACACAGTATTTTAAAAACGATATAGACCCGCTGCTATCTAGCACTAAGATTTTAACCTTTGCTTCTTTTACCGATAAGGATGTTTACACGATAAAAAGCCTTGATAATAAGTTTTTATTTGGGTTGAAGGTTAAGCCGGGCTATGCCGATACCTATTACTCGGGTACGCAGCTTTGGCTTTTTGTGGCTGGTATGTTGTGCATTTGCATGTTTTTTAATTCGCTATGCTCGTTTATTGCACGGCGCGGGCATATCGCATGGGGTACCTTTTTATTGCTGTTTTTCTTTATGGCTTTTCGTTTAACAGATTTGTATTTCGGCTGGTTTAACCATCGTTTTACTTTAGATCTGTTTGACCCTAAAATATATGCCGATAGTTTCTTAATGCCTTCGCTTGGCGATTTTCTGCTCAATGTAATTGCCATTACCTGGTTGCTTTTGTTTATGTACAATCACAAAGAACAATACCAGTTTCCCGGGTGGATTAAACGGAATAAAGTCGTAGGGTTGTTTATTCAGGCCGTGCTACTGGTACTTATTGGTAAGATAGTATGGGATACCGACGATATTTTCTTCGGACTGATTTTTAACTCGCGCATTAACTTTGATATTGTAAACATCTTAAAGCTTAGCGGAACCAGTTGGGTTGGAATCGTAATTTTATGTCTGGCCTGGTTCCAGATTTACCTTATTACTGTAATTTCGGCAACGATAAGCAGTCAGTTAAATGTTACCAACAAAGAGCGGATTATTATTTTTGTAATCGGCTTTGCAGGAGTATTTGTTTACAAGTTGTTTGTTGATTTTAATGCCTTTTTTATTGTTTTTGCCCTCATTTTATTTATTGTAGCCAGGGCAGTTTATTTAAAGGAAAGCAATTTTTCCATTGGCATGTTTGCCATTGTGTTTTTTTGCCTGGCCTTTAATACTTCAATTAAATACACCCGGTTTAAAGACATTAAGGAAAGAAACCTGCGCGAACCTTTGGCGCGTAAAATACAATCGTCGGAAGATTTAAATGCCATTCTTGCCTTGGGGTCCTTAGGGAATGAAATTGCTAAAGACGATTTCCTGGCCCGGTATTTTAACCAAAATAAAATGGCCAATTATGCGGTACTTAAAAACCACCTTAAGGATTACCTGGATGGCTATTTAAGCCGGTACGACTCGCAGATTTATCCTTACGACAGGTTGGGAACTGCAATGGGCAATGCCGATAGCCCACCCATTGACAAGTATAAAAACCTGGTTGAGGCAGGCTCAGTGAAAATTGATGGTTCTAATTTTTTCTATCAGGTAAACAATACTTTTGGCTATCAGGACTACTTTGGGATTATTTCGGTTGTAGATAATGGCAATTTACTGGGTACACTGATTATCGAACTCCGTTCTAAACCCTACAATTACAATAACAGGCTCCCTGATCTTTTGGGTGACCAAAAAGAGGCAAAGGACGAGGATTTTAGAGGCTATTCCATTGCCTTTTACAGCAATAATAAACTGCTTAACCAATCGGGAAATTTTACTTTTCCTTTAGATGGTAGCATATTTAAAGGCAAAAAAGATGATTTTGTTATCCTCAGCGATGATAGCTTGCATTATAGCCACTTAATTTATAAGCCTTCTGCAAGTAAAATGGTGGTAATCAGTAAAGCAAAAGTAGATTATGTAGAACGGTTGGCGGCCTTGTCTTTCTTTTTTCTGGTTTTCATTATCTTCTCGTTACTTCTTTATGGGTTAATATGGTTGATTAAAAACCTCGACGATGATAAAGTAGGCTGGTTTAGTATTAACCGGTCGTTGATGATCAACGCCAATAAGATTTTATATAAAACACGCATCCAGGTGGTAATTGTATTATCGGTAGTGGCTACTTTGGTTATTGTTGGCTGGGTAACCTATTACTACATGAATAAAGAATACCGTGGCCAGCAAGATGCGATATTGAAAGATAAAATCAGAAAGGTTCAGCAGAACTTTGAAAAGCAGGTTTTTAATAATGGGATGATCTCTAACGATGAAAGTGCAGTGGCCGATTTCAACAACTTCGCCGATATTAACAATGCTGATCTGAACCTGTATGATTTAAATGGTAACCTGACCATGACCACTTATCCGAAGCTTTACAACTATAAAATTATTGGTCGGAAAATGGGTCCACTGGCCTATATTTCTTTAAATGGCCTGCACCGATCTGAATTTATTAACCTGGATGAGAAAATAGGAAATTTAACCTATGCTGCGGCCTACGCTCCCATAAGGAACGCGCAAAATAAAACAATAGCTTATTTAAGCCTTCCCAATTATTCGAATGAAGAAGAATATACGGATAAAATAGCCCTTTTTGTGAGTAACCTGATTAATATTTATGCTCTGGTTTTTGTTGCCATTGGGGTGCTGGCAATCTTTTTGGCCAACCAGATAACCAGCCCGTTAACTTTTATTCAGGAGAGTATAAGCCGAACAAAAATAGGACAGCGTAACGAACCGATTGTATGGCGGAGGCATGATGAAATTGGTTCGTTAATTAAAGAGTACAACAACATGATTGCCGCCTTAGAAGATAGTGCCCTTAGACTGGCCCGCTCTGAGCGTGAAAGTGCCTGGCGCGAAATGGCTAAACAAGTGGCGCACGAAATTAAAAATCCGTTAACTCCACTTAAATTAGGGGTTCAGTTACTGGAGAAATCCTGGAAAGAAAAAGACCCGAACTTTGAGCTGAAGTTTAATAAATTCAGCAAATCGTTTATCGAACAGATTGATAGTCTATCTAAAATTGCTTCTGAGTTCTCTAATTTTGCTAAAATGCCCGATACCAACTTAGAGCGCCTTTTATTGCTACCTATTATTGAGCAGGCGAGAGAAGTATTTAAAAGTACAGATAACGTAACCATTGATGTGTTAAACAAAAGTGAGAAAGACATCGAAATCATGGCTGATCACGATCAGTTGTTGCGCACTTTTAACAACTTGCTTAAAAATGCCATTGAAGCCATTGACGAGGAGACTTTGTGCTGCATAACCATTATTGTTTATATGGATACGAAAAACGCCTATATCGAAATTAAAGATAATGGTAAAGGCATACCTCCATCCCTGCACGATAAGATATTTGTACCCAACTTTACTACAAAATCTTCAGGTACAGGATTAGGGCTGGCGTTTGTAAAACAGGCTGTAGAAAATGCCGGTGGTTCAGTTAAATTTACATCAATAAGTGGCCTTGGGACAACGTTTTATTTGAATTTTCCATTGGCTTAA
- a CDS encoding LacI family DNA-binding transcriptional regulator — protein sequence MKKKTTIYDIAKELNVTVSTVSRALSGFPAISDTTRKAVVDMAKKLNYSPNKLASALKSGKTHIIGVIVPSVQAHFFASIIHCIEDGLKDSGYRVIIYQSNESVENEINGVKTLLEAQVDGIMASLSLETQDVSHFAEIVKQNKPLILFDRVNADLKVPTITLDDFRAGYIATQHLIDNGYKKIAFVTTIHQIKIFNDRLEGYKAALADNDLPLIEEHIIFGGLSIKDGRFGAGKLMRSRNKPDAIIAGDDFTAVGVIKKLKEIDETPPEIGVIGFANEAFSAYITPNLSTIDQHAPQIGKACAKMFLKMINQQNPYSGMEHIVLDPTVVERESTNKKAV from the coding sequence TTGAAAAAGAAAACCACTATATACGACATTGCAAAAGAGCTGAATGTTACGGTATCTACCGTTTCACGGGCATTGAGTGGCTTTCCGGCCATAAGCGATACCACACGAAAAGCGGTGGTAGATATGGCTAAAAAATTGAATTATAGCCCAAACAAGTTGGCCTCGGCACTAAAATCGGGCAAAACGCACATTATTGGGGTTATTGTACCTAGCGTACAGGCTCATTTTTTTGCTTCCATTATACACTGCATAGAAGATGGCTTAAAAGACAGCGGATATCGTGTAATTATCTATCAATCTAACGAATCGGTAGAGAATGAGATAAACGGCGTAAAAACATTATTAGAGGCACAGGTTGATGGAATTATGGCTTCACTATCGTTAGAAACGCAAGATGTAAGCCACTTTGCCGAAATTGTTAAACAGAATAAACCCCTAATTTTATTTGATCGAGTAAATGCAGATTTAAAGGTGCCTACCATTACCCTCGATGACTTTAGGGCTGGCTATATAGCTACGCAACATTTAATTGATAACGGCTATAAAAAAATTGCTTTTGTAACTACTATTCACCAGATTAAGATATTTAACGATCGCCTGGAGGGCTATAAAGCGGCACTTGCCGATAATGACCTGCCGTTAATAGAGGAGCACATTATTTTTGGTGGCCTTTCCATTAAAGATGGCCGTTTTGGTGCAGGTAAACTGATGCGCAGCCGGAACAAACCCGACGCCATTATTGCGGGAGATGATTTTACGGCTGTAGGCGTAATTAAAAAGCTTAAAGAAATTGATGAAACCCCGCCCGAAATTGGCGTTATTGGTTTTGCCAATGAGGCCTTTTCTGCCTACATTACACCTAATTTATCTACAATAGATCAGCATGCACCTCAAATCGGCAAAGCATGTGCTAAAATGTTTCTGAAAATGATTAACCAGCAAAACCCATACTCTGGTATGGAACATATTGTGCTCGATCCTACTGTTGTAGAAAGAGAATCGACCAATAAGAAGGCTGTTTAA
- the nagB gene encoding glucosamine-6-phosphate deaminase, with translation MARLNLLEETRFEKLPVSVFENPKIASINVANRIAELIKSKQANNAPAVLGLATGVTPIAVYAELVRLHKEEGLSFKNVITFNLDEYYPMAPTAAQSYVTFMNENLFDHIDIDKNNVHIPDGTLALEDIPAFCLDYEKKIGDLGGLDIQILGIGRTGHIGFNEPGSAPNSGTRLVTLDDLTRRDAARDFGGKTFVPTKAITMGIGTIFKAREIILMAWSRKKASIIKKAVEGEISGDVPATFLQLSDHVEFILDAPAASDLTRFDTPWLVKDCIWTDALIRKAVIWLANTLNKPILKLTEDDYNNNGMAQLATEKGPVYNINIHIFNKLQHTITGWPGGKPNADDSQRPERAEPAKKRVIIFSPHPDDDVISMGGTFIRLVDQKHDVHVAYQTSGNTAVWDDDALRFVEFNVDFTEKMGMDNSHLKELYNNMRTFIEQKKPNQIDTPEIQTVKGLIRKGEAIAGARYCGLEDDHIHFQALPFYESGKVQKNPVTDADIELTMELLQKVKPHQVYAAGDFEDPHGTHIVCFNIILAALKRLRKTEAWAQDCWLWMYRGAWHEFETHEIEMAVPISPQELERKKYAIFKHQSQKDRAVFPGDDSREFWQRAEDRNRETAKAYDDLGLAEYEAMEAFVRWKFED, from the coding sequence ATGGCTAGATTAAATTTACTGGAGGAGACACGTTTCGAGAAACTACCCGTAAGCGTGTTCGAAAATCCAAAAATTGCTTCCATTAATGTAGCAAACCGCATCGCGGAGCTCATTAAATCAAAACAAGCAAACAACGCACCTGCAGTACTGGGCTTAGCAACAGGTGTTACTCCAATTGCAGTATATGCCGAACTGGTTAGACTGCACAAAGAAGAAGGTTTAAGTTTCAAAAACGTAATTACGTTCAACCTGGATGAGTATTATCCGATGGCGCCAACTGCGGCACAGAGTTACGTTACTTTTATGAACGAGAACCTTTTCGATCACATCGACATCGATAAAAATAATGTTCACATTCCGGACGGAACGCTTGCACTTGAAGACATTCCGGCGTTTTGTTTAGATTACGAAAAGAAAATTGGTGATTTAGGCGGTCTTGATATCCAGATCCTGGGTATTGGTCGTACTGGTCACATCGGTTTCAACGAGCCGGGCTCTGCACCAAACTCGGGAACACGTTTAGTTACTCTTGATGACCTTACCCGCCGTGATGCTGCGCGCGATTTCGGTGGTAAAACCTTTGTACCAACTAAGGCCATTACCATGGGTATTGGTACCATTTTCAAAGCAAGGGAAATTATATTAATGGCTTGGAGCCGTAAAAAAGCTTCGATCATTAAAAAAGCGGTAGAAGGAGAAATTTCTGGCGATGTACCAGCTACATTTCTTCAGTTATCTGATCATGTTGAATTCATTCTTGATGCTCCGGCAGCTTCGGATTTAACCCGTTTTGATACTCCATGGTTGGTAAAAGATTGTATCTGGACCGATGCTTTAATCCGTAAAGCAGTAATTTGGTTGGCCAATACTTTAAATAAGCCAATCTTAAAATTAACTGAAGACGATTACAACAACAATGGTATGGCACAACTGGCTACCGAAAAAGGGCCGGTGTACAATATCAACATCCATATCTTTAACAAATTACAACACACTATTACAGGCTGGCCAGGTGGTAAACCAAATGCCGACGATTCTCAGCGTCCGGAAAGAGCCGAACCAGCTAAGAAAAGAGTAATTATCTTTTCGCCACACCCTGATGATGATGTAATTTCAATGGGTGGTACATTTATCCGTCTGGTTGATCAGAAACATGATGTACACGTAGCTTATCAAACTTCCGGAAACACGGCAGTTTGGGATGACGACGCACTTCGCTTTGTAGAATTCAACGTAGATTTTACTGAGAAAATGGGCATGGATAACTCGCATTTAAAGGAACTTTACAACAACATGAGAACCTTTATTGAGCAGAAAAAACCAAACCAGATAGATACTCCGGAGATTCAAACCGTTAAAGGCTTAATCAGAAAAGGAGAAGCCATTGCCGGAGCGAGATATTGTGGTTTAGAAGATGATCACATTCACTTCCAGGCACTTCCTTTCTACGAAAGTGGCAAAGTGCAAAAAAATCCGGTAACCGATGCCGACATCGAGTTAACCATGGAGCTTTTGCAAAAAGTTAAGCCTCACCAAGTTTATGCTGCCGGCGATTTCGAAGATCCACATGGCACGCACATTGTTTGCTTCAATATTATACTTGCAGCTTTAAAACGCCTGCGTAAAACTGAAGCATGGGCTCAGGATTGCTGGTTATGGATGTACCGTGGCGCATGGCACGAATTCGAAACACACGAAATCGAAATGGCTGTGCCAATTTCTCCGCAAGAACTTGAGCGTAAAAAATATGCGATTTTCAAACACCAGAGCCAAAAAGACAGAGCTGTTTTCCCTGGCGATGATTCAAGAGAATTCTGGCAACGTGCCGAAGACCGTAACCGCGAAACAGCTAAGGCTTACGATGATTTGGGACTTGCAGAATACGAAGCCATGGAAGCTTTTGTACGCTGGAAATTTGAAGATTAG
- a CDS encoding anhydro-N-acetylmuramic acid kinase, which yields MNTQIQKLYEKATKSERLIIGLMSGTSMDGLDIALCSVKNSGSDTDIKILAFKTGDYTDNFRAKIKAVFSKKEVDLQLVCLMNEHIANTHAQLINEALQEWGYDNGAIDFIASHGQTIFHAPKSLHQLEDYPNGTLQIGDGDHIALKTGIITLSDFRQKHLAAGGEGAPLAVYGDYLIFSKAGEDRVMLNIGGIANFTYLPGSTEASAVFSTDVGPGNTLMDQYMQKYFDRFYDKNAEVGSAGQLNEKLLHTLLDCSFFELGFPKTTGPELFNLEYLSNAQQQSGTTDIPKADVMATLCHFSARTIADAIRRCFGQQAKASVYMSGGGMHNPLLVKLLHNELPFCNFLTTEDLKINPDAKEAVLFAVLANETLCGKPISFGNRQGVPAVCMGKISLPE from the coding sequence ATGAACACACAGATCCAAAAGTTGTACGAAAAAGCAACTAAAAGCGAGCGTTTAATTATAGGGTTAATGAGTGGTACCTCTATGGATGGGCTGGATATTGCACTCTGTTCGGTTAAAAATAGCGGCTCCGATACCGACATAAAAATTCTGGCATTTAAAACCGGCGATTATACCGATAATTTCAGAGCCAAGATTAAAGCTGTTTTTTCTAAGAAAGAGGTCGATTTGCAGTTGGTTTGCCTCATGAACGAGCACATTGCCAATACGCATGCCCAATTAATTAACGAAGCTCTACAGGAGTGGGGATACGATAATGGAGCCATCGACTTTATTGCCAGCCACGGACAAACCATTTTTCATGCACCTAAATCCTTGCATCAGCTCGAAGATTACCCGAACGGAACCTTACAGATAGGAGATGGAGATCATATCGCACTTAAAACGGGGATCATTACACTTTCCGATTTCAGGCAGAAACATTTAGCGGCAGGAGGAGAGGGCGCACCATTGGCGGTTTATGGCGATTATCTGATCTTTTCTAAAGCAGGAGAAGACCGGGTAATGCTAAATATTGGTGGAATTGCAAACTTTACCTACCTACCTGGAAGTACCGAGGCCAGCGCAGTTTTTTCTACAGATGTTGGCCCGGGCAATACTTTAATGGATCAGTACATGCAAAAATATTTTGATCGGTTTTATGATAAAAATGCCGAAGTGGGGAGTGCTGGTCAATTAAACGAAAAGCTTTTGCATACATTATTGGATTGTAGTTTCTTTGAGCTTGGTTTTCCTAAAACAACAGGCCCCGAATTATTTAATCTCGAATACCTGAGCAATGCGCAGCAGCAATCGGGTACCACTGATATTCCAAAAGCGGATGTGATGGCTACTTTATGTCACTTTTCGGCACGCACCATCGCTGATGCCATTAGGCGATGTTTTGGTCAGCAGGCGAAAGCCTCGGTTTATATGAGTGGCGGTGGTATGCACAATCCTTTACTGGTAAAACTGCTGCATAACGAATTGCCTTTTTGTAATTTCTTAACCACTGAAGATTTGAAGATCAATCCTGATGCTAAAGAAGCTGTTTTATTTGCTGTTTTAGCCAACGAAACCCTTTGTGGTAAGCCGATAAGTTTTGGAAACAGGCAAGGTGTACCGGCGGTTTGTATGGGTAAGATCAGTTTGCCCGAATAG
- a CDS encoding DUF5009 domain-containing protein, with translation MTETKQRLLSLDFFRGLTVAAMILVNNPGSWGHIYAPLEHAEWNGCTPTDLIFPFFLWIVGVSIAFAMSSSKIDPAIHKKTIIKAIKRGLYFTY, from the coding sequence ATGACCGAAACTAAACAACGATTGCTTTCACTCGATTTTTTTAGGGGATTAACGGTAGCCGCAATGATTTTAGTGAACAATCCGGGTAGTTGGGGACATATTTATGCTCCTTTAGAACATGCTGAATGGAACGGATGCACACCAACAGATTTAATCTTTCCTTTTTTCCTTTGGATTGTTGGCGTATCCATTGCTTTTGCCATGAGTAGTAGCAAAATCGATCCGGCCATACATAAAAAAACCATCATTAAGGCCATTAAACGGGGCTTATACTTTACTTACTAG
- a CDS encoding glycoside hydrolase family 10 protein — MHKNFLYALLSLTVLPYILNAQPLSKIAPKREFRGVWVATVTNIDWPSKPGLTVDQQKQELIGILERHKSQGMNAIILQVRPAADAFYAKSREPWSQWLMGKQGLAPAAGYDPLAFAIKEAHFRGMELHAWFNPYRASMSSNAVLSENHAYRKHPDWFFTYGGKKQFDPGIPEVREYIVQVILDVVKEYDVDGIHFDDYFYPYKVEGQAINDGNTFYKYPNNFSDIKDWRRNNVDLLIKQLDDSIHHYKKWVKFGISPFGIWKNKNEDPEGSATSGLSNYAELFADSRKWVKEGWVDYINPQIYFTFTRRVAPYGVLVDWWSNNTFGRHVYIGQGAYLVNSRAEAAWKNMSEIPNQIRYLRENNRIQGSVFFSSKSLSTVAKAVGDSLKNDFYKYPALPPQMPWLDEVPPNAPLALTADAMKDGVHLKWQLPLKAKDGETATGFVVYRFSEGEKISVLDPKNIIKISFEDYLSFIDTGVESGKRYSYLVTALDRLKNESEPSGPVGVEVPLAKE; from the coding sequence ATGCATAAAAACTTCCTATACGCACTTTTATCCTTAACTGTATTGCCTTATATATTAAATGCACAACCTTTATCAAAAATTGCACCAAAAAGGGAGTTTAGGGGGGTATGGGTAGCAACTGTTACTAATATCGACTGGCCTTCCAAGCCAGGACTAACTGTCGATCAGCAAAAACAAGAGCTTATTGGTATTCTTGAACGCCATAAAAGTCAGGGTATGAATGCCATTATTTTGCAGGTAAGGCCTGCGGCCGATGCTTTTTATGCCAAATCGAGAGAACCATGGAGCCAATGGTTAATGGGTAAACAAGGCCTGGCGCCGGCTGCGGGTTACGATCCACTGGCTTTTGCTATTAAAGAAGCACATTTTAGGGGAATGGAATTACATGCATGGTTTAATCCTTATCGTGCAAGTATGAGTAGCAATGCTGTTTTGAGCGAAAACCATGCTTACCGTAAGCACCCCGATTGGTTTTTTACTTATGGTGGCAAAAAACAATTCGATCCGGGGATTCCTGAAGTTAGGGAATACATTGTGCAGGTAATTCTGGATGTGGTAAAGGAATACGATGTGGACGGCATTCATTTCGACGATTATTTTTATCCCTATAAAGTAGAAGGGCAAGCCATTAATGATGGCAATACTTTTTATAAATACCCTAACAATTTTTCGGACATTAAAGACTGGAGGCGCAACAACGTTGATTTGTTGATTAAACAGTTGGATGATAGTATTCATCATTACAAAAAATGGGTAAAATTCGGGATCAGCCCGTTTGGTATCTGGAAAAATAAAAATGAAGACCCTGAAGGTTCAGCTACCAGTGGTTTATCTAATTATGCCGAGCTTTTTGCCGATAGCCGCAAATGGGTTAAAGAAGGTTGGGTAGATTACATTAACCCTCAGATTTATTTTACATTTACCAGGAGGGTTGCTCCTTATGGTGTTTTGGTTGATTGGTGGAGCAACAATACCTTTGGCAGGCATGTTTATATTGGCCAGGGGGCTTACCTCGTAAATTCGAGAGCTGAGGCCGCATGGAAAAATATGAGCGAAATTCCTAATCAGATCAGGTATTTAAGAGAGAATAACCGGATTCAGGGAAGCGTGTTTTTTAGTTCAAAGTCTTTGAGTACAGTAGCAAAGGCAGTAGGAGATTCGTTAAAGAACGATTTTTATAAATATCCGGCTTTGCCGCCGCAAATGCCCTGGCTGGATGAAGTGCCACCAAACGCGCCGCTGGCCCTAACCGCCGATGCCATGAAGGATGGGGTACACCTGAAATGGCAACTTCCACTAAAAGCCAAAGATGGCGAAACCGCTACGGGCTTTGTGGTTTATCGCTTTAGCGAGGGAGAGAAGATTTCGGTACTTGATCCTAAAAACATCATCAAAATAAGTTTTGAAGATTACCTTTCGTTTATTGATACCGGAGTAGAAAGCGGAAAGCGCTATAGTTACCTGGTAACGGCTTTAGATCGCTTAAAAAATGAAAGTGAACCTAGCGGCCCTGTTGGTGTAGAAGTGCCGCTAGCGAAAGAATAA